A region of Catenibacterium mitsuokai DNA encodes the following proteins:
- a CDS encoding type IV toxin-antitoxin system AbiEi family antitoxin domain-containing protein has protein sequence MNTIMNYESIFERYGGIMRTCELTRKGISYQILQNLIEQGRVEKIKYGYYQWQDEKAFTEVSVIRGLFPKAIICDMSAAMYYGYTDRVPEVWHIAVDNKSARNKFKLEFPIIKPHFIETSRLNIGVSEGNIDGITVKIYDRERVVCNCLRHVNTMDGEVFNTVIQRYIGDEKKDAAKLMMYASKLGVEKKARRVVGIWL, from the coding sequence ATGAATACGATTATGAATTATGAATCAATATTTGAACGATATGGAGGAATAATGCGTACTTGCGAACTTACAAGGAAAGGTATATCTTATCAGATACTTCAAAATCTAATAGAACAAGGAAGAGTAGAAAAAATCAAGTACGGTTATTATCAGTGGCAGGATGAAAAGGCTTTTACAGAAGTGTCAGTAATAAGAGGTCTCTTTCCTAAAGCGATTATCTGTGATATGTCAGCTGCGATGTATTATGGTTATACGGATCGTGTGCCAGAAGTCTGGCATATAGCTGTGGATAATAAGTCTGCAAGAAACAAATTCAAGCTGGAATTTCCTATCATAAAACCACATTTTATTGAAACATCCAGATTGAATATTGGTGTGAGTGAAGGAAACATAGATGGAATTACTGTAAAAATCTATGACAGAGAGCGTGTTGTATGTAATTGCCTGCGTCATGTTAATACGATGGATGGAGAGGTATTTAATACTGTAATCCAAAGGTATATTGGTGATGAAAAGAAAGATGCTGCGAAACTAATGATGTATGCCTCAAAGCTTGGTGTGGAAAAGAAAGCTAGAAGGGTGGTTGGAATATGGCTGTAA
- the lysS gene encoding lysine--tRNA ligase produces the protein MEERKFTDQELVRRQKLQELKDLGIDPFGQRFDVTAYTSDIRKNYGDKTAEELEESKPAVSIAGRIVAKRRKGKVCFMNLLDRDGKIQLYIKKDTVGEDVYELVKKSDLGDIIGIDGEVFMTHTGELTVRVEKYTHLTKALRPLPEKFHGLTDTEERFRRRYVDLIMNDEARKVAFMRPKIVRSIQHYLDDKGYTEVETPIMNSILGGAAAKPFITHFNALDKDFYLRIATELNLKRLIVGGMDAVYEIGRLFRNEGMDRTHNPEFTTIEVYKAFSDLEGMMDLTEGIIANAAMTVNGTYDVEYKGHSISLAPGFKRISMVDAIKEKTGVDFGEQKTFEEAKKLAEEHGIEVEPHFAYGHIVNAFFEKYVEETIVEPTFVYGHPIEISPLAKKNLQDPRFTQRFELFICGNEYANAFTELNDPDDQYERFANQLKEKELGNDEANEMDMDYVEALEYGLPPTGGMGMGIDRLVMLLTGQETIREVILFPHMKNK, from the coding sequence ATGGAAGAAAGAAAGTTTACTGATCAGGAATTAGTAAGAAGACAGAAGTTACAGGAACTTAAAGATCTTGGAATTGATCCATTTGGACAGAGATTTGATGTGACTGCTTATACTTCAGACATTAGAAAGAACTATGGCGATAAGACTGCAGAAGAATTAGAAGAAAGCAAACCAGCTGTAAGTATTGCAGGTCGTATTGTTGCAAAGAGAAGAAAAGGTAAAGTATGCTTCATGAACCTTCTTGATAGAGATGGAAAAATCCAGTTATATATCAAGAAAGATACTGTTGGTGAAGATGTTTATGAATTAGTTAAGAAGAGTGATTTAGGTGATATCATTGGTATTGATGGTGAAGTATTCATGACTCATACTGGTGAATTAACTGTAAGAGTAGAAAAGTATACACACCTTACTAAGGCTTTAAGACCTTTACCAGAAAAGTTCCATGGTTTAACAGATACTGAAGAACGTTTCAGAAGAAGATATGTTGACTTAATCATGAATGATGAAGCACGTAAAGTAGCCTTCATGAGACCTAAGATTGTTCGTTCAATCCAGCATTATTTAGATGACAAAGGTTATACAGAAGTAGAAACACCAATCATGAACTCTATTCTTGGTGGTGCTGCAGCTAAGCCTTTCATCACTCATTTCAATGCATTAGATAAAGATTTCTACTTAAGAATCGCAACAGAATTAAACCTTAAGAGATTGATCGTAGGTGGTATGGATGCTGTTTATGAAATCGGTCGTTTATTCAGAAATGAAGGTATGGACAGAACTCATAACCCAGAATTCACTACTATCGAAGTATATAAAGCATTCTCTGACCTTGAAGGTATGATGGACTTAACAGAAGGTATCATCGCGAATGCCGCAATGACAGTCAATGGTACTTATGATGTAGAATACAAAGGTCATTCTATTTCATTAGCACCTGGATTCAAGAGAATCTCTATGGTTGATGCAATTAAAGAAAAGACTGGTGTTGACTTTGGTGAACAGAAGACTTTTGAAGAAGCTAAGAAACTTGCTGAAGAACATGGTATTGAAGTAGAACCACACTTTGCATATGGTCATATTGTCAATGCATTCTTTGAAAAGTATGTAGAAGAAACAATTGTAGAACCAACATTCGTATATGGTCATCCAATTGAAATCTCTCCACTCGCAAAGAAGAACTTACAGGATCCTCGTTTCACTCAGAGATTCGAATTATTCATCTGTGGTAACGAATATGCAAATGCATTCACAGAATTAAATGATCCAGATGATCAGTATGAAAGATTCGCAAATCAGTTAAAAGAAAAAGAATTAGGTAACGATGAAGCCAACGAAATGGATATGGACTATGTAGAAGCCCTTGAATACGGTCTTCCACCAACTGGTGGTATGGGTATGGGTATCGACAGATTAGTTATGTTATTAACTGGTCAGGAAACTATCCGTGAAGTTATCTTATTCCCACATATGAAGAATAAATAA